The Stigmatella aurantiaca genome includes the window GATGCCTTGGTCCGTCGTCAGGAACTGGCCCGTGCCGTCCGAACGGTTTCTCGCCAGGTCCTGATCCTTGCTGCGCTCGTCGATCGACACCTTCTGGGTCTCAGTCTTGCTCACGGGGCTCCCTTGGGTTGGGTGCCGCAAGCTAATGAGCCGTCACGCCGGCAATGGGCTCAATGGCCCTGGAAGCCACCCATCTGAACGCTGGCCAACGCCCCACCGCGGAATACGCTGCGAAGCGTCCGGGAGCCGAACATTCATTGTTTTCCAACCCGACAGTGTGGAGGTTGACTCCACACCCACGCGTCGTGGCACACGAGGAGCACGCATGGTGGACAAGCTGATCCTGAGCGATGAGGAATGGCGCAAGCGCCTGAAGCCCGAGGAGTACGAGGTGCTGCGCAAGCACGGCACCGAGTCCCCCGGGTCGGGGTGCTTCCTGGGGACCAAGGAGCCGGGCACATACGTGTGCGCCGGCTGTGGCAACGCGCTCTTCCAGGCGGGCGTGAAGTTCGAGTCCGGAACGGGCTGGCCGTCCTTCACCCAGCCCCTGCGGCCGGACGCGGTGACGGAGTACCACGATCGCTCGTACGGCATGGTGCGCACCGAGGTGCGCTGTGGCCGGTGTGACGGCCACCTGGGCCACGTCTTCCCGGATGGGCCTCCGCCCACGGGGCTGCGCTACTGCATGAACTCGGTGGCCATGAAGCACGTGCCCGAGGGCCAGCCCATCGTGCTGGTCCAGGCGTAGCCGGGCTCCCTGCCTAGCGGCGGCGGCGGCGGTTGGCGGCGCCCCCGCCTCCGCCTCCGCCCCTGCCGCCCTTGGCACGGCCGCCCGCCTGGGCCTCGCCGGGGCGGGTCAACCGGGGCAGCTCACCGGCCATCACCGGCCAGAACTCCCCCTTGAGCAGCTCCGCCAGGAGCTGCTCCTGGGTGGCGATGTCCCGCTTGAAGAAGGTCGCGCCCCGGCCCACCTCGTCCAGCGAGCCGCGCGCATCGCTGCCGCCCGTGCAGGGCAGCTTCAGGGCCTCGGCGGCCTCCACGGCCAGGTCGTTGGCCGTCTGCTTCACCTTGGGGTTGTAGCCCTCCACGGCGCTCAGCAGGTTGAGCGAGCGAATACCGTCCATGGGCGGGTTGGGAAAGTCCCGGTCATACGGCCGGGCCGCGACGATGACGGCCCCCAG containing:
- the msrB gene encoding peptide-methionine (R)-S-oxide reductase MsrB, which produces MVDKLILSDEEWRKRLKPEEYEVLRKHGTESPGSGCFLGTKEPGTYVCAGCGNALFQAGVKFESGTGWPSFTQPLRPDAVTEYHDRSYGMVRTEVRCGRCDGHLGHVFPDGPPPTGLRYCMNSVAMKHVPEGQPIVLVQA
- a CDS encoding PHP-associated domain-containing protein produces the protein MLIDLHAHSHLSKGCDLDPRAVLERAALFGLDGVAFTETNTQDGCDELFEIGAKSKLKVFVGLELVTDKGQYLCFFPKPELAPEPVQLWGSNREKPWSAAECLPKVKSLGAVIVAARPYDRDFPNPPMDGIRSLNLLSAVEGYNPKVKQTANDLAVEAAEALKLPCTGGSDARGSLDEVGRGATFFKRDIATQEQLLAELLKGEFWPVMAGELPRLTRPGEAQAGGRAKGGRGGGGGGGAANRRRRR